The genomic window TACAAATGTTTGAACCATGATAAGAAACTGGTACAAGGAATTGACAAAGCCCAAAAGTGGTGGAAACCATAAGAACACAATAAATAGAATGTTACTACATGGATAAACACAAGAATCCCTTCAACACTGACTTTATAAAAGACTATTAGATTGGCCTCGAGTCTAACTGCACCAAATCACAGAATAATCCATTAGATGAATCCAAAGTGCAGTTTTCAACTAATATTAAATCGAGGAAAGAAATGAATTAGAATTGTTATAGTCTCAAAGCGAATATAAAGGTGAATGAAACTTGAGGAAACAAGTTTCTAGTACTCACGTATGAAAGATGACCAATAGTAAGTTTTCTCAAGTTAAAGCAATTTTGGATACAATGAGTTAGGAAAAAAAGTACAAGTGCTTTTAACTCAGCTGTACGTTAGACTAATATAACGTATCCAATGTTTATCCTAAAGAGCCAATCAAAACTATTGAATGAAAAAGCAAGTAATGAATTAAAACTAAATTCATCAGAACTACTATGCAcatcattaattattaaaatatatctAGCAAGAAACATGAAAATTAAAATCGGAGACAACACTTTCCCGTATGGTGAATACAGGATCTTGAACTTGTCTACATTTACAGCATTCGAAAGGCAAGAAATTTTGGAAGACAACTAACCATGTGTTCATAAGCGCCATGTCTGTAACAGGAATGTTTCTAGGGAACGACCACCGATATTGACTATCCGTCACATGAAGCACTAAACCTACAACATCTATACACACAAAAATGTAAAAAGGAATGAGTTATTTATGGATATATTGTATTATATCAGAAAAAATCAGTGCAATGTATTTATGACTTTATACCTGCTATCGTCCTGTGGGGGCGTGAGTAGACGTCGTTGAAGTCCATGAAAACACTTGGACATATTGGGAACTCTATACGCCTTGCCGGGGTGTTCACAGTAGTATGAGTGATCATAGACATGTAGTACTCAGAGTCTAGGTACCAAAAAAATCTGTACAGCGTCATAGTTGGTTCAAACCCGACGTTGGCAAAGTCATATATGTGATTATCATAGAGTCCTTGATTGAACCTTTCAGCATCAGACCCACACGCGATGGCCTCCATCCTAGTCCCCTACAAGGCATAAAAATTGATACACTATATAATATGATTCTCCTAATCAGGGATATATTTGATCAGATGTTAGATGATCTTTCATATGAAACCACTGCATATGAACTTTCAAATTACAGCATACATGATAAATAGTAAATGACACATGCAGAAGCTGATGATAAATTGTCACGTGGCCTAGCATTTCCTATATTGATCAGTATGTATAGTATTAAGGACAATAGTAGGTAAACTTATCCACAACAGAAACACCAATTTACCACAAATATAAATCAGATTCATAAGCTTCATGAAAACTAATAAGGCAAAATACATTTGCAAAGAATATCTGTCACAATTTCACCAAGCCAACAGTTTGAATTATATACTTAACTCATTCACAAAAACAAATGCCAAGTCAGCCCTCTAGTCCATTTATAAAAAATGAAACCATTTAATAACTAAAGTGAAGTCTAAACTGAGCAGCAACAATTGATTGAGAAAGCAACCACAACTGAGCAGCAACAAGTGAGCTGGGTTATGTTCCCATTGTAGCATATATCTTTCTGTATTATGCCCATTTTGTTTGTTAGGCATTGCAATAGCTAATGTAATAGGTTGTTTACAGAACACAAGAATTAGCAGATAGAAAGGAAAGGTCAACTTTGTCGAGCTACGTTCATATATATTGGAGGAATATCGGACTATTTCTTTAAGGGCTAAAAATAAAGCACTATGGACACAGCTCCATTATTTTTGCCACATAGACCAGAATTGCTCGACATATACTTTTTCCACCCCCACATCTGAATAACCAAAGATCAATTCATCCACAAGATGCCATAGTTTAATACTAACCCACATGCACATAGATACATCCAGATAGCTAAAGCTACTTGCTACTAAGACTAAATGGTTTCAGGACAGGCACTCGTGTTACAATCACTTTGTTGGTGACTTGGTGTGGCAGCAGCAATCCAAACAAGTATATGTCTCCTGCATGTTGCTATTCCCCGAGTACTCATCATGATTC from Phragmites australis chromosome 14, lpPhrAust1.1, whole genome shotgun sequence includes these protein-coding regions:
- the LOC133890374 gene encoding uncharacterized protein LOC133890374 encodes the protein MDHMYQRCWIMRAKVIWKAPMREGFDGRPLLRAILMDLLGTRMEAIACGSDAERFNQGLYDNHIYDFANVGFEPTMTLYRFFWYLDSEYYMSMITHTTVNTPARRIEFPICPSVFMDFNDVYSRPHRTIADVVGLVLHVTDSQYRWSFPRNIPVTDMALMNTC